In Herbaspirillum seropedicae, a single window of DNA contains:
- a CDS encoding MFS transporter, which produces MSSNTAAPGADITHPQARRAIISSSIGNALEWFDILIYGAFAVVIAKQFFPTGDDSVSLLLTFATFGVSFFMRPLGAVVLGAYSDRAGRKAALMLSIMLMTVGTAMIAFMPSYASIGLLAPAGIALGKMIQGFSAGGEFGSSTAFLVEHAPHRRGFFSSWQVASQGISLLLAALFGAVLNNMLTPEQLASWGWRVPFIFGLLIAPAGIYIRRHLDEAPEFKESSEKTNAPLRDTFAHQKMRLLIGAGSVIMATVSVYLSLYIPTYAVKQLGLPAWSSFAAMSVAGLIMFIGSPLVGALSDKIGRTPFMITSSALYIVLTYPMFVFLTNSPGFLQLLLLQTVIGVLMTMYFAAMPALLADIFPVATRGTGMSLAYNIAVTIFGGFAGLIITWLIDFTGDKLSVSYFVIFGAVLSLIASLSARLVLRLR; this is translated from the coding sequence ATGAGCAGCAACACTGCGGCGCCAGGCGCCGATATCACGCATCCGCAGGCGCGGCGTGCGATCATCTCCTCGTCCATCGGCAATGCGCTCGAATGGTTCGACATCCTGATCTACGGCGCCTTCGCCGTCGTGATCGCCAAGCAGTTCTTCCCCACCGGCGACGACAGCGTTTCGCTGCTGCTGACCTTCGCCACCTTTGGCGTGTCCTTCTTCATGCGCCCGCTGGGGGCGGTGGTGCTGGGCGCCTACTCCGACCGCGCGGGACGCAAGGCGGCGCTGATGCTGTCGATCATGCTCATGACCGTGGGCACGGCCATGATCGCCTTCATGCCCAGCTACGCCAGCATCGGCCTGCTGGCCCCGGCGGGTATCGCACTGGGCAAGATGATCCAGGGCTTCTCGGCTGGCGGCGAATTCGGCAGCTCCACCGCCTTCCTGGTGGAACATGCGCCGCACCGTCGCGGCTTCTTCTCCAGCTGGCAGGTGGCCAGCCAGGGTATCAGCCTGTTGCTGGCCGCGCTCTTCGGCGCAGTGCTCAACAATATGCTCACGCCGGAACAACTGGCTTCCTGGGGCTGGCGCGTGCCGTTCATCTTCGGTCTGCTGATCGCTCCGGCGGGCATCTATATCCGTCGCCACCTGGATGAAGCACCGGAATTCAAGGAATCCAGCGAGAAGACCAACGCGCCCCTGCGCGACACCTTCGCCCACCAGAAGATGCGCCTGCTGATCGGCGCGGGCAGCGTGATCATGGCGACCGTCTCGGTGTACCTGTCGCTGTACATCCCGACCTATGCCGTCAAGCAGCTGGGCCTGCCGGCCTGGTCGTCGTTTGCCGCGATGTCGGTGGCCGGCCTGATCATGTTCATCGGCTCGCCCCTGGTCGGTGCGCTCTCCGACAAGATCGGCCGCACCCCCTTCATGATCACCAGCAGCGCCCTCTACATCGTGCTGACCTATCCGATGTTCGTGTTCCTGACCAACTCCCCTGGCTTCCTGCAACTGCTGTTGCTGCAGACCGTCATCGGCGTGCTCATGACCATGTACTTCGCGGCCATGCCGGCGCTGCTGGCCGACATCTTCCCGGTGGCCACCCGCGGCACCGGCATGTCGCTGGCCTACAACATCGCCGTGACCATCTTCGGCGGCTTCGCCGGCCTGATCATCACCTGGCTGATCGACTTCACCGGCGACAAGCTGTCGGTGAGCTACTTCGTCATCTTCGGTGCTGTACTGAGCCTGATCGCGTCGCTGTCGGCGCGTCTGGTGCTGCGTCTGCGCTGA
- a CDS encoding methyl-accepting chemotaxis protein, with product MNIRNTKVATQLMLGFSILILFMAALGGTSLYIMGKINAQLVDVQGNWMPSVTTAQTMLAEMRAVNLAQYRALTADNAQRMQDARTRITAALGRYTKASEQYRHLISSPAEQSAYDELQALLARYIQIGDQLPQSVEQGKEEEAANTMKDTLYPVRTAMEAKIQQIIKINQEGAAQAVEHGQASYAQSHLTIIAFTLAAALAGLGIALLISRRLTRQLGGEPGEAMWLSGQIAAGNLAARLELKSNDNGSLMRSLMIMRDQLSGLVGQIQHASTSIHVAAQEIAQGNIGLSQRTEEQAASLEETASSMEELTSTVQQNAGNAKQASSMASAGAEVARRGEAEIADVVATMREMSVSSHQMSDIISVIEGISFQTNILALNAAVEAARAGENGRGFAVVASEVRALAQRSSAAAKEIKDLIEDSVGRIRNGSQLVEAAGATIAEIMQSSVRTTDLMKEIAAASEEQSAGIGQVNTAIVQMDQVTQQNAALVEEAAAAAQSMMQQAQALTAAVSVFKLDDQALRTLPGMPAAPQLGRSLATPALS from the coding sequence GTGAACATCAGAAATACCAAAGTCGCCACTCAGCTCATGCTGGGCTTTTCCATCCTGATCCTCTTCATGGCTGCGCTGGGAGGAACGTCCCTCTACATCATGGGCAAGATCAACGCCCAGCTGGTCGACGTCCAGGGCAACTGGATGCCCAGCGTGACTACCGCGCAAACCATGCTGGCCGAGATGCGGGCGGTCAACCTGGCCCAGTACCGCGCCCTGACCGCCGACAATGCGCAGCGCATGCAAGACGCCCGCACCCGCATCACCGCTGCCCTGGGACGCTACACCAAGGCCAGCGAGCAGTACCGCCACCTCATCAGCTCGCCGGCCGAACAGAGCGCCTACGATGAACTGCAGGCCTTGCTGGCCCGCTATATCCAGATCGGCGACCAGTTGCCGCAAAGCGTGGAGCAAGGCAAGGAAGAAGAAGCCGCCAACACCATGAAGGACACGCTCTATCCGGTGCGTACCGCCATGGAAGCCAAGATCCAGCAGATCATCAAGATCAACCAGGAAGGCGCGGCGCAGGCGGTCGAACACGGCCAGGCCAGCTATGCGCAAAGCCACCTCACCATCATCGCCTTCACCCTGGCCGCGGCACTGGCGGGACTGGGCATTGCGCTGCTGATCAGCCGCCGCCTCACGCGCCAGCTCGGAGGTGAACCGGGCGAGGCGATGTGGCTGTCGGGCCAGATCGCCGCCGGCAACCTGGCGGCGCGGCTGGAACTCAAGAGCAATGACAACGGCAGCCTGATGCGCTCGCTGATGATCATGCGCGACCAGCTCAGCGGCCTGGTGGGCCAGATCCAGCATGCCAGCACGTCCATCCACGTGGCTGCCCAGGAGATCGCGCAGGGCAACATCGGTCTCTCGCAGCGCACCGAAGAACAGGCCGCCTCGCTGGAAGAAACCGCCTCCAGCATGGAAGAACTGACCAGCACTGTGCAACAGAATGCCGGTAACGCCAAGCAGGCCAGCAGCATGGCCAGCGCCGGTGCAGAAGTGGCGCGCCGGGGCGAGGCCGAGATCGCCGACGTGGTGGCGACGATGCGCGAGATGAGCGTGAGCTCGCACCAGATGTCGGACATCATCAGCGTCATCGAAGGCATTTCCTTCCAGACCAATATCCTGGCCCTCAACGCTGCCGTGGAAGCGGCCCGCGCCGGCGAGAACGGACGCGGCTTCGCCGTGGTCGCCTCGGAAGTGCGCGCGCTGGCCCAGCGCAGCTCGGCCGCGGCCAAGGAAATCAAGGACCTGATCGAAGACTCGGTGGGGCGCATCCGCAACGGCTCCCAACTGGTCGAAGCGGCCGGCGCGACGATTGCCGAGATCATGCAGTCCAGCGTGCGCACCACCGACCTGATGAAGGAAATTGCCGCGGCTTCCGAGGAACAGAGCGCCGGCATCGGCCAGGTCAATACGGCCATCGTGCAGATGGACCAGGTCACGCAGCAAAACGCGGCGCTGGTGGAAGAAGCGGCGGCAGCCGCGCAGTCCATGATGCAACAGGCGCAAGCGCTCACAGCGGCGGTGTCGGTCTTCAAGCTGGATGATCAGGCCTTGCGTACCCTGCCCGGCATGCCCGCCGCGCCCCAGCTGGGCCGTTCACTGGCCACGCCGGCGCTGTCTTGA
- the ntrC gene encoding nitrogen regulation protein NR(I), which translates to MKPIWIVDDDESIRWVLEKALARENLATQSFSSARDAIAALQNGTPQVLVSDIRMPGASGLELLQTVKAKHPGIPVIIITAFSDLDSAVSAFQGGAFEYLAKPFDVDKAVELIRRALDESLRETDIEQGAAQTPEILGQAPAMQDVFRAIGRLSQSNVTVLITGESGSGKELVARALHKHSPRASQPFVALNTAAIPKDLLESELFGHERGAFTGAQAMRRGRFEQAEGGTLFLDEIGDMPLDLQTRLLRVLSDGHFYRVGGHQSLKANVRVIAATHQNLEQRVREGLFREDLYHRLNVIRLRLPSLRERSEDIPILARYFLAQSARQLGVEAKRLSPQAMQFLSQLEFPGNVRQLENLCNWITVMAPGQTVEIKDLPQDLVEERVHAPQPAQTVAAPASAAALPTAYTEPAPGVASASADGAAGASWITLLETEAAQMLASEQPEVMDILGRQFEAALIKVALKHTHGRKNDAAVRLGIGRNTITRKIQELGIGGAEDD; encoded by the coding sequence ATGAAACCAATCTGGATTGTTGACGACGACGAATCGATACGCTGGGTGCTCGAAAAAGCACTGGCCCGGGAAAATCTCGCCACACAAAGTTTTTCCAGCGCACGCGATGCCATCGCCGCCCTGCAAAACGGGACGCCGCAAGTACTGGTTTCCGACATCCGCATGCCCGGCGCTTCCGGGCTGGAGTTGCTGCAGACCGTCAAGGCCAAGCATCCGGGCATCCCGGTGATCATCATCACCGCATTCTCGGACCTGGACTCGGCCGTCTCGGCCTTCCAGGGCGGTGCTTTCGAATACCTGGCCAAGCCCTTCGACGTCGACAAGGCGGTCGAGCTGATCCGCCGCGCCCTCGACGAAAGCCTGCGCGAGACCGACATCGAGCAGGGCGCTGCACAGACCCCCGAGATTCTCGGCCAGGCCCCGGCCATGCAGGATGTGTTCCGCGCCATTGGTCGCCTGTCGCAGTCGAACGTGACCGTGCTCATCACCGGCGAGTCCGGCTCCGGCAAGGAACTGGTGGCGCGCGCCCTGCACAAGCACAGCCCGCGCGCCAGCCAGCCCTTCGTGGCGCTCAACACGGCGGCCATTCCCAAGGACTTGCTGGAATCCGAACTGTTCGGTCACGAGCGCGGCGCCTTCACCGGCGCGCAAGCCATGCGCCGTGGCCGCTTCGAGCAGGCCGAGGGCGGCACCTTGTTCCTCGATGAAATCGGCGACATGCCGCTGGACCTGCAGACGCGCCTGTTGCGCGTCCTCTCCGACGGCCACTTCTATCGCGTCGGCGGCCATCAATCCCTGAAGGCCAATGTGCGCGTCATTGCCGCCACCCACCAGAACCTGGAACAACGGGTGCGTGAAGGTCTGTTCCGCGAAGACTTGTACCACCGCCTCAACGTGATCCGCCTGCGCCTGCCCAGCCTGCGCGAGCGCAGCGAGGACATTCCCATCCTGGCCCGCTACTTCCTGGCGCAGAGCGCGCGCCAGCTCGGCGTGGAAGCCAAGCGGCTCTCGCCGCAGGCCATGCAGTTCCTGTCGCAGCTGGAATTCCCCGGCAACGTGCGCCAGCTGGAGAACCTGTGCAACTGGATCACCGTGATGGCCCCTGGCCAGACCGTGGAAATCAAGGACCTGCCGCAAGACCTGGTGGAAGAGCGCGTGCATGCGCCGCAACCGGCCCAGACCGTGGCTGCTCCGGCATCGGCGGCAGCCCTTCCGACGGCCTATACCGAGCCTGCGCCGGGCGTGGCGTCCGCGTCGGCCGATGGCGCTGCCGGCGCCAGCTGGATCACGCTGCTGGAAACCGAAGCCGCGCAGATGCTGGCCTCTGAACAGCCCGAGGTGATGGACATCCTCGGTCGCCAGTTCGAGGCTGCGCTGATCAAGGTCGCCCTGAAGCATACCCATGGCCGCAAGAACGATGCCGCCGTGCGCCTGGGCATCGGACGTAATACCATCACCCGCAAGATCCAGGAGCTGGGCATCGGCGGCGCGGAAGACGACTGA
- the glnL gene encoding nitrogen regulation protein NR(II), giving the protein MKTPFPSLEGLDLLASAVIILDAEGGIVYANAAAENLLESSFKVLSQQKLSELFLNGKELSALFYQAIEHQFADKRLDLVLERANREPLQVHTIVTPLDNPDMPVLLELRENVQQLKLDREERIFDQSQANKELIRNLAHEIKNPLGGIRGAAQLLELELPERHLKELREYTQVIIKEADRLQTLVDRLLAPHRHPHIVGDVNIHEVCERVRSLVMAEFPQGLTIKRDYDLSIPEFRGDKEQLIQAVLNIVHNAAQALADRIRAGDGELILRTRVSRQVTLSKVRYRLALDLHIIDNGPGIPPDIQDRIFYPLVSGREGGSGLGLTLAQTFVHQHMGVIECDSRPGCTDFRILIPLP; this is encoded by the coding sequence ATGAAGACTCCGTTCCCCTCCCTCGAAGGTCTCGACCTGCTGGCCTCGGCGGTGATCATCCTCGACGCCGAGGGCGGCATCGTCTATGCCAATGCCGCCGCCGAGAACCTGCTGGAAAGCTCCTTCAAGGTGCTCTCGCAGCAGAAGCTCTCGGAGCTCTTCCTGAACGGCAAGGAGCTCTCGGCCCTGTTCTACCAGGCCATCGAACACCAGTTCGCCGACAAGCGCCTGGACCTGGTGCTGGAACGCGCCAACCGCGAACCGCTGCAGGTCCACACCATCGTCACGCCGCTGGACAACCCCGACATGCCGGTGCTGCTGGAGCTGCGCGAAAACGTCCAGCAATTGAAGCTGGACCGCGAAGAGCGCATCTTCGACCAGAGCCAGGCCAACAAGGAACTGATCCGCAACCTGGCCCACGAGATCAAGAATCCGCTGGGCGGCATCCGCGGCGCAGCGCAGCTGCTGGAGCTGGAGCTGCCCGAGCGGCACCTCAAGGAATTGCGCGAATATACCCAGGTCATCATCAAGGAAGCCGATCGCCTGCAGACCCTGGTCGATCGCCTGCTGGCGCCGCACCGGCATCCGCACATCGTCGGCGACGTCAACATCCACGAAGTCTGTGAACGCGTGCGCAGCCTGGTCATGGCCGAGTTCCCCCAGGGGCTGACCATCAAGCGCGACTATGACCTGTCCATCCCGGAATTTCGCGGCGACAAGGAGCAGCTCATCCAGGCCGTGCTCAACATCGTGCACAACGCCGCCCAGGCGCTGGCCGACCGCATCCGCGCCGGCGATGGCGAGCTCATCCTGCGTACTCGCGTGAGCCGTCAAGTGACGCTATCCAAGGTCCGATACCGGCTGGCACTAGACTTGCATATCATCGATAACGGTCCGGGCATCCCCCCCGACATCCAGGACAGAATCTTCTATCCACTGGTGTCGGGTCGGGAAGGTGGCAGCGGACTGGGGCTGACCCTGGCGCAGACATTCGTCCATCAGCACATGGGCGTGATCGAATGCGACAGCCGGCCAGGTTGTACCGATTTCAGAATACTTATACCGCTGCCGTGA
- the glnA gene encoding type I glutamate--ammonia ligase, producing MARTAAEVLKMVKDNEVKFVDFRFADTRGKEQHVSVPVSHFDIDKFESGHAFDGSSIAGWKGIEASDMLLIPDPNTANIDPFMEETTLFMQCDVIEPSDGKGYDRDPRSIAKRAEAYLKSSGLGDTAYFGPEPEFFIFDGVRWGADMSGSFVKIDSEEASWSTGAKIEGGNSGHRPTVKGGYFPVPPVDSFQDMRSEMSLIIESLGIPVEVHHHEVAGAGQNELGTKFSTLVERADWTQTMKYVIWNVAHTYGKTATFMPKPLVGDNGSGMHVHQSVWKDGKNLFAGDGYAGLSEFALYYIGGIIKHAKALNAITNPGTNSYKRLVPGFEAPVKLAYSARNRSASIRIPHVANPKGRRIETRFPDPLANPYLCFSALLMAGLDGVQNKIHPGEAATKDLYHLPPEEDKLIPTVCSSLDEALEHLDKDREFLTRGGVFTDSMIDAYIDLKMQEVQRFRMTTHPIEFDMYYSL from the coding sequence ATGGCAAGGACGGCCGCAGAGGTTTTGAAGATGGTGAAGGACAACGAAGTCAAGTTTGTCGACTTCCGTTTCGCTGACACCCGTGGCAAGGAACAGCACGTTTCCGTGCCTGTTTCGCATTTCGACATCGACAAGTTCGAATCCGGTCATGCCTTCGACGGTTCGTCGATCGCCGGCTGGAAGGGTATCGAAGCCTCCGACATGCTGCTGATCCCGGACCCGAACACCGCCAACATCGACCCGTTCATGGAAGAGACCACCCTCTTCATGCAATGTGACGTGATCGAGCCGTCCGACGGCAAGGGCTATGACCGCGATCCGCGCTCCATCGCCAAGCGCGCTGAAGCCTACCTGAAGTCCTCCGGCCTGGGCGACACCGCCTACTTCGGTCCGGAACCCGAATTCTTCATCTTCGACGGTGTGCGTTGGGGCGCCGACATGTCCGGTTCCTTCGTCAAGATCGACTCCGAAGAAGCTTCCTGGAGCACCGGCGCCAAGATCGAAGGCGGCAACTCCGGCCACCGTCCGACCGTCAAGGGCGGCTACTTCCCGGTTCCCCCGGTCGACAGCTTCCAGGACATGCGTTCGGAAATGTCCCTGATCATTGAATCCCTGGGCATCCCCGTCGAAGTGCACCACCACGAAGTGGCTGGCGCTGGCCAGAACGAACTGGGCACCAAGTTCTCGACCCTGGTCGAGCGCGCTGACTGGACCCAGACCATGAAGTACGTGATCTGGAACGTCGCCCACACCTATGGCAAGACCGCGACCTTCATGCCCAAGCCCCTGGTTGGCGACAACGGCTCCGGCATGCACGTTCACCAGTCCGTCTGGAAGGATGGCAAGAACCTGTTCGCTGGCGACGGCTATGCTGGCCTGTCCGAGTTCGCGCTGTACTACATCGGCGGCATCATCAAGCACGCCAAGGCTCTGAACGCCATCACCAACCCCGGCACCAACTCCTACAAGCGTCTGGTCCCCGGCTTCGAAGCCCCGGTCAAGCTGGCCTACTCGGCCCGCAACCGTTCGGCCTCGATCCGTATCCCGCACGTGGCCAACCCCAAGGGCCGTCGTATCGAGACCCGTTTCCCGGATCCCCTGGCCAACCCCTACCTGTGCTTCTCGGCCCTGCTGATGGCCGGTCTGGATGGCGTGCAGAACAAGATCCACCCGGGCGAAGCTGCGACCAAGGACCTGTACCACCTGCCGCCGGAAGAAGACAAGCTGATCCCGACCGTGTGCTCCTCGCTGGACGAAGCGCTGGAACACCTGGACAAGGACCGCGAGTTCCTGACCCGTGGCGGCGTGTTCACCGACAGCATGATCGATGCCTACATCGATCTGAAGATGCAGGAAGTCCAGCGCTTCCGCATGACCACGCACCCGATCGAATTCGACATGTACTACTCGCTGTAA
- a CDS encoding rhodanese-like domain-containing protein, giving the protein MSTQDILSAATQRAVDAQLPYRGAVTPAEALALLEGDSRIKLVDVRTRAERDWVGVVQIAPAQHLAVQWNLYPEGKPNPQFLEQLREVTNPDDVLLFLCRSGVRSKHAAKLATEHGYTHCFDILEGFEGNKDAAGHRKTVEGWCKAGLPWVGA; this is encoded by the coding sequence ATGAGCACTCAAGATATCCTCTCCGCCGCCACCCAACGCGCCGTCGATGCACAGCTTCCCTATCGCGGCGCAGTCACGCCGGCCGAAGCACTGGCCCTGCTCGAAGGCGACAGCCGCATCAAGCTGGTCGATGTACGCACCCGCGCCGAGCGCGACTGGGTCGGCGTGGTCCAGATCGCGCCGGCGCAGCATCTAGCGGTGCAATGGAATCTCTACCCCGAGGGCAAGCCCAATCCGCAATTCCTGGAACAGCTGCGGGAAGTCACCAACCCTGACGATGTGCTGCTGTTCCTGTGCCGTTCCGGCGTGCGTTCCAAGCATGCGGCCAAGCTGGCGACCGAGCATGGCTATACCCACTGCTTCGACATCCTCGAAGGCTTCGAGGGCAACAAGGACGCCGCGGGCCACCGCAAGACCGTCGAGGGCTGGTGCAAGGCGGGCCTGCCGTGGGTGGGGGCCTGA
- a CDS encoding Hpt domain-containing response regulator, translated as MNRSEPRVLLVDDSATIRYAMQNRLQSLGCQVQVAADGAAALAAIRAQPQGLVLLDCFLPDLPGHEVARQVRALEQEDPQRPYTPLIGISAEADAAHVRLCLDGGMDGMLDKPVQTADLRKMLSLWCDHECGDEGAALPPREEYARDLARLFLSTSQHDLAALQQAHRAGDQATMGKLAHRMKGAALTMQRSEIVALLECLEEAMQDDYDTQDAISLLLSSLEKVLAASAAPG; from the coding sequence ATGAACCGCAGTGAGCCTAGGGTCTTGCTCGTCGATGATTCGGCGACGATCCGTTATGCGATGCAGAACCGTTTGCAATCGCTGGGCTGCCAGGTCCAGGTGGCGGCCGACGGCGCCGCCGCGCTGGCGGCGATCCGCGCCCAGCCGCAGGGGCTGGTGCTGCTGGATTGCTTTCTGCCGGACCTGCCCGGCCACGAGGTGGCGCGTCAGGTGCGCGCCCTGGAGCAAGAGGACCCGCAGCGTCCCTACACGCCCTTGATCGGCATTTCCGCCGAGGCTGATGCGGCGCACGTACGGCTATGCCTGGACGGCGGCATGGATGGCATGCTCGACAAGCCCGTGCAGACCGCCGACCTGCGCAAGATGCTCTCGCTCTGGTGCGATCATGAATGTGGCGACGAGGGCGCCGCGCTGCCCCCGCGCGAGGAATATGCACGCGACCTGGCGCGCTTGTTCCTGAGCACCTCGCAGCACGACCTGGCCGCCCTGCAACAGGCCCACCGGGCCGGCGACCAGGCCACCATGGGCAAGCTGGCGCACCGCATGAAGGGCGCGGCGCTGACCATGCAGCGCAGCGAGATCGTGGCCCTGCTGGAGTGCCTGGAAGAGGCCATGCAGGACGACTACGACACCCAGGACGCCATCTCCCTCTTGTTGAGTTCACTGGAGAAGGTATTGGCCGCAAGCGCGGCGCCGGGCTAG
- a CDS encoding response regulator transcription factor — protein MSSTIWTLASRMRIALLDDHAVVRYGLAARLAEEPDLEVVGSFATSKELMTALRASPADLLLIDYSLGSNDIDGLNLIRALRVRFPRSKILVTSAHNNPATVALAMKAGARGFVGKSQELGELVQAIRTVSVGREYLNAAMARELTAMLASDSPTPAPEGGPPQVRPPRRKRNSPPSSDSLSEMPSLSPREREVLRCCLDGLSVTAIADKFARSVKTISGQKQSAFRKLGVRSDNELFKIEYQIKDL, from the coding sequence ATGAGCAGCACGATATGGACACTGGCATCGAGGATGCGCATTGCCTTGCTCGACGACCACGCGGTGGTCCGTTACGGCCTGGCCGCCCGCCTGGCCGAGGAGCCGGACCTGGAAGTGGTCGGCAGCTTCGCCACCAGCAAGGAATTGATGACGGCGCTGCGCGCCTCGCCGGCCGACCTGTTGCTCATCGATTATTCGCTGGGCAGCAATGACATCGATGGCCTGAACCTGATCCGCGCCCTGCGCGTACGCTTCCCCCGCAGCAAGATCCTGGTCACCTCGGCCCACAACAACCCGGCCACCGTGGCCCTGGCGATGAAGGCCGGGGCACGCGGCTTCGTGGGCAAGTCGCAGGAGCTGGGCGAGCTGGTGCAAGCCATCCGCACTGTCTCGGTCGGACGTGAATACCTCAATGCCGCCATGGCGCGCGAACTGACCGCCATGCTGGCCAGCGACAGCCCCACCCCGGCCCCCGAGGGGGGCCCGCCGCAGGTGCGGCCCCCGCGCCGCAAGCGCAACAGCCCGCCTTCCAGCGATTCGCTCTCGGAAATGCCCAGCCTCTCGCCACGCGAGCGCGAAGTGCTGCGCTGCTGCCTGGATGGCCTCTCCGTCACCGCCATCGCCGACAAGTTCGCCCGCAGCGTCAAGACCATCAGCGGCCAGAAGCAATCGGCCTTCCGCAAGCTGGGCGTGCGCAGCGACAACGAGCTGTTCAAGATCGAATACCAGATCAAGGACCTGTAA
- a CDS encoding DUF1800 domain-containing protein, producing the protein MARARCLLTLALLGLLAGQLPAAHAAAPTPAAAPLSEQERALHVLNRLAYGPRPGDLEEVERMGVKRYIDQQLHPERIPLPAQLQASLAALPGLQMTPAQLFVDYGPPSFDKEGSKEEKQAARQRAPRELTPQFHMARLLQATESPRQLEEVMTEFWANHFNVFEGKEWVRYWVGDYEKNAIRPYALGNFRDLLGAVAHHPAMLYYLDNWLSSGAGTRGARGRFKGLNENYARELMELHTLGVDGGYQQADVITLARILSGWTIDVNAMKAGAAPFSFAAQRHDPSPKVFLGKPLAATGYQEGEAALDILANHPATARFISTQLVQYFVSDQPDPALVQKLSQTFLSTHGDLRAVLKTLFDSPQFWARSNYQTQFKTPYQFVVSALRASDIPVRNAKPVNGALAQFGMPLYGWLTPEGYKYSQAAWLNPDALLRRINFAGNLVNGKSPIARPEGEAPPSNADARPVDAQQLLRTLGPAVAPQTAAKILAAPENVQAGLILGSPDFMKR; encoded by the coding sequence ATGGCGCGCGCTCGTTGCCTGCTCACGCTGGCCCTGCTGGGACTGCTGGCGGGCCAATTGCCCGCAGCGCATGCCGCCGCCCCCACGCCGGCAGCCGCGCCGCTGTCGGAACAGGAGCGTGCGCTGCACGTCTTGAACCGCCTGGCCTATGGCCCGCGTCCGGGTGACCTGGAAGAAGTCGAGCGCATGGGCGTCAAGCGCTACATCGACCAGCAATTGCATCCAGAGCGCATCCCCCTGCCGGCGCAACTGCAGGCGTCGCTGGCAGCCCTGCCCGGCTTGCAGATGACGCCGGCGCAATTGTTCGTGGACTATGGACCGCCCTCCTTCGACAAGGAGGGCAGCAAGGAAGAAAAGCAGGCCGCCCGCCAGCGCGCCCCCCGCGAGCTGACGCCGCAGTTCCATATGGCGCGGCTGCTGCAGGCCACCGAGAGTCCGCGCCAGCTGGAAGAAGTGATGACCGAATTCTGGGCCAATCACTTCAATGTCTTCGAGGGCAAGGAATGGGTGCGCTATTGGGTAGGCGATTATGAAAAGAACGCCATCCGCCCCTATGCGCTGGGCAACTTCCGCGACCTGCTGGGCGCGGTGGCGCATCATCCGGCCATGCTCTACTACCTCGACAACTGGCTTTCCAGCGGCGCGGGCACCCGTGGAGCACGCGGGCGCTTCAAGGGACTCAACGAGAACTACGCCCGTGAGCTGATGGAACTGCATACCCTGGGCGTGGACGGTGGCTACCAGCAGGCCGACGTGATCACGCTGGCGCGCATCCTCTCGGGCTGGACCATTGACGTCAATGCGATGAAAGCCGGCGCGGCCCCGTTCTCCTTCGCTGCGCAGCGCCATGACCCTAGCCCCAAGGTCTTCCTCGGCAAGCCACTGGCGGCCACAGGCTACCAGGAGGGTGAAGCCGCACTCGACATCCTGGCCAACCACCCTGCGACGGCGCGCTTCATCTCGACCCAGCTGGTGCAGTATTTCGTGTCGGACCAGCCCGATCCGGCGCTGGTGCAGAAGCTGTCACAGACCTTCCTCTCCACGCATGGCGATCTGCGCGCGGTGCTCAAGACCCTGTTCGACAGCCCGCAGTTCTGGGCGCGCAGCAATTACCAGACGCAATTCAAGACGCCCTACCAGTTCGTGGTGTCGGCCTTGCGCGCCAGCGACATCCCGGTGCGCAACGCCAAGCCGGTCAATGGTGCGCTGGCGCAGTTCGGCATGCCGCTGTATGGCTGGCTCACGCCGGAAGGCTACAAGTATTCGCAGGCGGCCTGGCTCAACCCGGACGCGCTGCTGCGGCGGATCAACTTTGCCGGCAACCTGGTCAATGGCAAGTCGCCGATTGCCCGGCCCGAGGGCGAAGCACCTCCTTCCAACGCCGATGCGCGGCCCGTCGATGCGCAGCAGTTGCTGCGCACCCTGGGGCCGGCGGTCGCGCCGCAGACTGCGGCCAAGATCCTGGCCGCCCCAGAGAACGTGCAGGCTGGCCTGATCCTGGGCAGCCCCGATTTCATGAAACGCTGA